The following proteins are co-located in the Paralichthys olivaceus isolate ysfri-2021 chromosome 10, ASM2471397v2, whole genome shotgun sequence genome:
- the cers6 gene encoding ceramide synthase 6 isoform X2, with translation MAGILAWFWNERFWLPHNVTWADLKNTDEATFPQAEDLYLACPVAFCIFMIRLVFERFIARPCAMGLKIQANGPQKAQPNAILEKVFTAITKHPDEKRLEGLSKQLDWDVRTIQRWFRQRRNQEKPSTLARFCESMWRFTFYLYIFTYGVRFLKKTPWLWNTKECWYNYPYQPLTVDIHYYYVLELSFYLSLLFSQFTDIRRKDFLIMFLHHVATISLITFSYVNNMARVGTLVMCLHDAADVLIEAAKMANYAKCQIMCNLLFAMFAVLFISSRLGVYPVWILNTTLFESWEIVGPYPSWWVFNLLLILLQLLHSFWSYLIVKTACRAISKGKVSKDDRSDIESSSDEDDSPPPSQKYHSSTTNGTNKNHGTNGYTGATYPDEH, from the exons ATGGCCGGTATCCTGGCGTGGTTCTGGAACGAGCGCTTCTGGCTCCCGCACAACGTAACATGGGCTGACTTAAAGAACACGGACGAGGCGACGTTCCCGCAAGCCGAGGATCTGTATCTGGCGTGTCCTGTAGCCTTCTGCATCTTCATGATCCGGCTGGTGTTTGAAAG GTTTATTGCAAGACCATGTGCGATGGGCCTGAAGATCCAAGCCAACGGGCCACAGAAAGCACAGCCCAACGCTATCCTGGAGAAGGTTTTCACTGCTATAACCAAG CACCCCGATGAGAAGAGGCTGGAGGGCCTGTCCAAGCAGCTCGACTGGGACGTACGGACCATCCAGCGCTGGTTCAGACAACGGCGCAACCAGGAGAAGCCCAGCACCCTCGCTCGATTCTGTGAAAGCAT GTGGAGATTTACATTCTATCTGTACATATTTACCTACGGAGTGCGTTTCCTTAAAAAG acTCCATGGTTATGGAACACAAAAGAGTGCTGGTACAACTATCCCTACCAG cCGCTGACTGTGGACatccattattattatgtacTGGAGCTGTCTTTCTACCTGTCCTTACTCTTTTCCCAATTCACAGACATCAGGAGGAAG GATTTCCTGATCATGTTCCTGCACCACGTGGCGACGATCTCCCTCATCACCTTTTCCTACGTGAACAACATGGCTCGAGTGGGAACTCTGGTCATGTGTCTGCACGACGCAGCCGACGTGCTGATAGAG GCTGCCAAGATGGCCAACTATGCCAAATGTCAGATTATGTGCAACCTCCTGTTTGCAATGTTTGCAGTTCTCTTCATAAGTTCCAGACTGGGGGTTTACCCTGTCTG GATTTTAAACACCACCTTGTTTGAGAGTTGGGAGATTGTTGGGCCCTACCCGTCCTGGTGGGTCTTCAACCTGCTCCTgatcctgctgcagcttcttcacTCCTTCTGGTCCTACCTCATAGTGAAGACAGCGTGCCGAGCCATATCCAAAGGAAAG GTGTCTAAAGACGACCGCAGCGACATCGAGTCAAGCTCTGATGAGGACGACAGCCCCCCGCCCAGTCAGAAGTACCACAGCAGCACCACCAACGGCACCAACAAAAATCACGGGACCAATGGTTACACGGGGGCCACGTATCCCGACGAACACTGA
- the cers6 gene encoding ceramide synthase 6 isoform X1 has protein sequence MAGILAWFWNERFWLPHNVTWADLKNTDEATFPQAEDLYLACPVAFCIFMIRLVFERFIARPCAMGLKIQANGPQKAQPNAILEKVFTAITKHPDEKRLEGLSKQLDWDVRTIQRWFRQRRNQEKPSTLARFCESMWRFTFYLYIFTYGVRFLKKTPWLWNTKECWYNYPYQPLTVDIHYYYVLELSFYLSLLFSQFTDIRRKDFLIMFLHHVATISLITFSYVNNMARVGTLVMCLHDAADVLIEAAKMANYAKCQIMCNLLFAMFAVLFISSRLGVYPVWILNTTLFESWEIVGPYPSWWVFNLLLILLQLLHSFWSYLIVKTACRAISKGKVGKWNPLHVSKDDRSDIESSSDEDDSPPPSQKYHSSTTNGTNKNHGTNGYTGATYPDEH, from the exons ATGGCCGGTATCCTGGCGTGGTTCTGGAACGAGCGCTTCTGGCTCCCGCACAACGTAACATGGGCTGACTTAAAGAACACGGACGAGGCGACGTTCCCGCAAGCCGAGGATCTGTATCTGGCGTGTCCTGTAGCCTTCTGCATCTTCATGATCCGGCTGGTGTTTGAAAG GTTTATTGCAAGACCATGTGCGATGGGCCTGAAGATCCAAGCCAACGGGCCACAGAAAGCACAGCCCAACGCTATCCTGGAGAAGGTTTTCACTGCTATAACCAAG CACCCCGATGAGAAGAGGCTGGAGGGCCTGTCCAAGCAGCTCGACTGGGACGTACGGACCATCCAGCGCTGGTTCAGACAACGGCGCAACCAGGAGAAGCCCAGCACCCTCGCTCGATTCTGTGAAAGCAT GTGGAGATTTACATTCTATCTGTACATATTTACCTACGGAGTGCGTTTCCTTAAAAAG acTCCATGGTTATGGAACACAAAAGAGTGCTGGTACAACTATCCCTACCAG cCGCTGACTGTGGACatccattattattatgtacTGGAGCTGTCTTTCTACCTGTCCTTACTCTTTTCCCAATTCACAGACATCAGGAGGAAG GATTTCCTGATCATGTTCCTGCACCACGTGGCGACGATCTCCCTCATCACCTTTTCCTACGTGAACAACATGGCTCGAGTGGGAACTCTGGTCATGTGTCTGCACGACGCAGCCGACGTGCTGATAGAG GCTGCCAAGATGGCCAACTATGCCAAATGTCAGATTATGTGCAACCTCCTGTTTGCAATGTTTGCAGTTCTCTTCATAAGTTCCAGACTGGGGGTTTACCCTGTCTG GATTTTAAACACCACCTTGTTTGAGAGTTGGGAGATTGTTGGGCCCTACCCGTCCTGGTGGGTCTTCAACCTGCTCCTgatcctgctgcagcttcttcacTCCTTCTGGTCCTACCTCATAGTGAAGACAGCGTGCCGAGCCATATCCAAAGGAAAG GTGGGAAAATGGAATCCCTTACAT GTGTCTAAAGACGACCGCAGCGACATCGAGTCAAGCTCTGATGAGGACGACAGCCCCCCGCCCAGTCAGAAGTACCACAGCAGCACCACCAACGGCACCAACAAAAATCACGGGACCAATGGTTACACGGGGGCCACGTATCCCGACGAACACTGA